The nucleotide sequence GCGGAACCCTTTGGAATATGATCTTTTCCTTACGTGTCACGCGGTGTCACGTGGTCACATTCGATCGAAGTTTTGGTCGATATCGCTGCGCAGATTTTCTGGGTTCTTGGGTTCCAGCTTTTCAGCATTTTCCTTCGGTCTCACACAGCGCGCACAATTGACGCGTGTTGGCGATTGCCATTGCTCGTACCTTTCCATTTAATGGTGTCCATATGATTCACGGCCCTCCGTTCCGGACTCCAGAAAGCCagcaacaaccacaacaaccAGAGCCACGAAAAATTCGTTAAATACAATTGGATTTTTTTTGCAGCTTTTCTGCTGCACTGACGACGTGGCTGGGGACGTTGATGATGTGCCTCTGCCACCACCTCCTCGGGATCCAATCCCTCCGTGGGCCAGGGAATCGTGCAATCGCTGGCACAGGCACTTGGCTTTAACTTTGGCACTGGGACTGGCACTCCCCCGCGGTGTGGCCTCCTCCTTCAGCCCCTCCGCCCCCTGGGTTGCCCCTCCCTACCCTTTACAAAAACAATTGCAATTTTCAACTAATGCTTATTGCTGGAAATCAGTTTAGGAAAAGCCAAAGGAGTCTGCTTCGCCGAATATGTGTGTGCACTGGAAAGAAATGGTGAGAAACACATTTTCAAGATCTTTCAAATTTTTTCCCAAAATCTGAACTTTTAGATTCCACAACTTGGGTTATTGAACCCTGATTTACAAGTCgtatacctctttgaatttgtggttaaattctctaacattctacattcaaatatatctTTCAAGCGAGTGTcgaaaatttaacccattttcaggTTGGGTTTTTAGGTATTTCCCATGGGGTCCAGACTAGGAGCCCAAAATCTGAACTttcagattccataactttagttatgGTATACCGATTTACAAGTGGGAttcctctttgaatttgtggttgaaatCTCTAacattctacattcaaatatatctTTCAAGCGAGGGTCGAAAATGTAACCCATTTTCAAGTTCGATTTTTAGGTATTTCCAATGGGGTCCAGAATGGGAGCCCAAAATCTGAACTttcagattccataactttagttatgGTATACCGATTTACAAGTGGGAttcctctttgaatttgtggttgaattctctaacattctacattcaaatatatctTTCAAGCGAGGGTcgaaaatttaacccattttcatgttcgatttttgcGAATTTCCAATGGGGTCCAGAATGAGCGCCCAAAATCTccacttccagattccataactttagttatgGTATACCGATTTacaagtgggatacctctttgaatttgtggttgaattctctaacattctacattcaaatatattttttaggcGAGGGTcgaaaatttaacccattttcatgttcgatttttgcGAATTTCCAATGGGGTCCAGAATGAGCGCCCAAAATCTccacttccagattccataactttagttatgGTATACCGATTTacaagtgggatacctctttgaatttgtggttgaattctctaacattctacatttaaatatatctttCAAGCGAGGGtcgaaattttaacccattttcaagTTCGATTTTTAGGTATTTCCAATGGGGTCCAGAATGGGAGCCCAAAATCTGAACTttcagattccataactttagttatgGTATACCGATTTacaagtgggatacctctttgaatttgtggttgaattctctaacattctacatacaaatatattttttaggcGAGGGTcgaaaatttaacccattttcatgttcgatttttgcGAATTTCCAATGGGGTCCAGAATGAGCGCCCAAAATCTccacttccagattccataactttagttatgGTATACCGATTTacaagtgggatacctctttgaatttgtggttgaattctgtaacattctacattcaaatatattttttaggaGAGGGTcgaaaatttaacccattttcatgttcgatttttgcGAATTTCCAATGGGGTCCAGAATGAGCGCCCAAAATCTccacttccagattccataactttagttatgGTATACCGATTTacaagtgggatacctctttgaatttgtggttgaattctgtaacattctacattcaaatatattttttaggaGAGGGTcgaaaatttaacccattttcatgttcgatttttgcGAATTTCCAATGGGGTCCAGAATGAGCGCCCAAAATCTccacttccagattccataactttagttatgGTATACCGATTTacaagtgggatacctctttgaatttgtggttgaattctgtaacattctacattcaaatatattttttaggaGAGGGTcgaaaatttaacccattttcatgttcgatttttgcGAATTTCCAATGGGGTCCAGAATGAGCGCCCAAAATCTccacttccagattccataactttagttatgGTATACCGATTTacaagtgggatacctctttgaatttgtggttgaattctctaacattctacatttaaatatatctttCAAGCGAGGGtcgaaattttaacccattttcaagTTCGATTTTTAGGTATTTCCAATGGGGTCCAGAATGGGAGCCCAAAATCTGAACTttcagattccataactttagttatgGTATACCGATTTacaagtgggatacctctttgaatttgtggttgaattctctaacattctacatacaaatatattttttaggcGAGGGTcgaaaatttaacccattttcaagTTCGACTTTTAGGTATTTCCAATGGGGTCGAGAATGGGAGCCCAAAATCTGAACTTTCAGATTTCATAACTTTAGTTATGGTATACCAATTTacaagtgggatacctctttgaatttgtagtTGCATTCTCTAacattctacattaaaatatgtctTTCAAGCGAGGGtcgaaattttaacccattttcaagTTCGATTTTTAGGTATTTCCAATGGGGTCCAGAATGGGAGCCCAAAATCTGAACTttcagattccataactttagttatgGTATACCGATTTacaagtgggatacctctttgaatttgtggttgaattctctaacattctacattaaaatatatctttcaAGCGAGGGTcgaaaatttaacccattgtCAAGTTCGATTTTAAGGTATTTCCAATGGGGcccagaatgggaacccaaaatctgcacttctagattccataacttgggtttgtggatcccgattttgaagtgggatacctcattgaatttgtggttgaattttctaatattctacattaaaatatatctttcaAGCGAGGGTcgaaaatttaacccattttcaagTTCGATTTTTACTATTTCCAATGGGGTCCAGAATGGGAGCCGAAAAAAACTCCACTTccaattccataacttgagttattatATACCGATTTACAAGTgagatacctctttgaatttgtggttgaattctctaacatTCTACATTAAAGTATATCTTTCAAGCGAGGGtcgaaattttaacccattttcatgttcgattttgacgtatttccaatggggtCCAGAATGCGAGCCGAAAAAAACATCACTttcagattccataacttgagtaattatATACCGATTTacaagtgggatacctctttgaatttgtggcTAAATTCTTTAactttctgcattaaaatgtatctttAAAGCGAGGGTCAAagttttaacccattttcaagTTCGATTTTTAGGTATTTCCAATGGGGTCCAGAATGGGAGCCGAAAAAAACTccacttccagattccataacttgaacCCAAAACGCTACTCTGTATCATAAGTTGTGGATTCCAATTTAGAAGTGTGATACCTTTATGAATATGTGGTTGAAGTTTCTTATACTAAAAATGAGTTTTCCCAGTGTATGGCTGGATTAGGAGTTGGAGCTGGGGTTCGAAGTCATCGACAGAGTCACCGTCACAGTCACCTGGGCTGAACTCTGGCCGAACTCTGTGGTGCTCGCAGAGCAGAGCACTGTGAAAAGCCGAGTCCAGTCCACTAACAGTCGCCCCTTTGATGAAAACTGTAAATTTACGAACTTTACTTTAATCACCAAACATGAATCGCGCACAGCATGGAGCTGCCAAGGCCCGATTCTGATACCAATCCTGTGGCCCCCTGGTCCCCTGCCCCTCCATGGATTCCCCCCTTATAGCATATCCCCGGCTCTGGGCCACTCTCTTCTGCTtcataatcatcatcatctccATCGTCTTGGTCTTCTGCCTCCGCGATGTGGTTGCCGTTTTTTGCGGCTCTCTCTGTTTCTGGTTACTTGGGTTTTGGGTGTCGAAATCTCCCGTCAGTCTGTGGGCAagttatttaacttttgttgctttatgaaatttaataatttatattgtAGATTAATTGGGTTTAATTAAGTGGTAACGATGCGAAATCTTGGATGGGGTTATCGGCTAAGAGAAACAGGAAAGGATACGTATTTACGTAGTTATAAGTCTTAAAGATTTTCTTTTTGCTAATGGAAATTCTCAATATTCAATGCCTTATCCACAACCCCCACTTCAAAACTCCTTTGCCAAGCGCAAGCAACTCCATAAACTAAGTTGAACAACTTTAGCTGTTTGCATGTTTCAGCTGGCTGAGTgaaaatatttcttagcaTTTCGACGCATGTTCAGAGTTTTGTTTGCTGTCGTTGTTTCCATGTTTTGATTTGCAACACGCCGGGATCCTTTTGTCCTCTGGTCAGCAGGAGTAGCCCAGGGAAGGGAGGGGGGCAGGGAGTTGGCCAGCAGGCGATAACAGGGAGCAGGAAGGCGCTCATTGACTTTGCCCTCGAAGTTGTCATTTGTgcgtctgctgctgctgcttccgATAACCAAGGGCAGACACGAACTCTacacattaaaaaatatatcctttaaaaaagtaaaaaatgtatttgagAATTTAGTCAAAAATGTAAACCTTTTTTTAGAAAGTTCTAAGTGAAATTCTGAACATCATATGAAGTGAAAAGGAGCATAGAAATGGAAGAGATTTAAACGTAACAAAATTAGAGCAAGTGGCctggaaaaaatatataataaataatttaaaatttttaaagattgtttttaataagaaTAGGGAATTTAGGTAATCTTCTAAATATGTTCCAAGAAAATCAGCACTTGGAAATTTAAGGATCATGTTTTTGAGCTTACACCAACCAAGGCCTATATGCACAAAATTTCTGGGAGTCTACTTTCTGTCAAGAccatattatatatatattttatatttatagaaGTAAGGACCATTTTCTCTCGGTGTAGACCACATACCCATGGATATGGGGCTTCTCTGAGCCATTCCATGTCGCAGCATGTTGTCAGTGTTTATGTCCATGCTTTTCGGGCATTCTTCTGTTCATTCTGCATTCTGTGCAGCCTCTcgatttgttttgttttgcttcTGATTCTGGTACTGGGCTCGATTCCGATTCTGATTCCGATTctggtttttgttttggtcTTTTGTGTCGTCAATTGGTCGAGTGCGTGCTTTGTTGCCATCTCTGTCTCTGTCCGTCGAGTGTTTATGCCTTTGTTTTGACTTTGGCTTGGACTCGATTTTGTATCTGATAATTTATTGCCCGGCttgtgccaaaaaaaaaagaaggaaaaaaaaGTGGAGACAGCCAGAAAACCAAAAGGGAAAAGGATATGGATATGTCGTGTGCCCAGAGAGATGCTCTCGAACCCAAAGATATGCGGGACTCCCGATTGCGGGTCCTCAGAGGGCAATGGCAACACCTTCGCATCGAGCATCTGTTACTACTTTGGTAGCCTCTGATTTTGGTCACTTTTGCAGCCgatgctgctgttgttgtaaCAACTTTGTTGTGTCCTCTGTTTATGGGCTGCTCTTTATCCCAAACCCCGAATCCCGAATCCCGATACCCGTGTGGGTCCAACAATGGCCACAAATGAAAAATCCACTTCGACTCATTGTGTCGCCTGTCACCTGGAATTAGTAACTACAAGTATGTTAAAAGGTTCATTCATGTTGTGCTTGTTTTGACTTTTGTTTCGCGCCATCCTCTCAGCCATCCACCTCCGAAAGACATTTGTAGTTCTCGGTTTGGTCTGGGATTCGTTCTGGGTTCTGGGGTCCCCGACATCTCGCTGTATCCATGGTATCAGTTTCGCTCAGCGGCTTCACGATGTCCCCTTGTCTGTAAATTGATAGCCAGCCAAAATAGTCCGCATATTTGCCATGCACAATTTGTGCTCAAAAGCATTTTTCGAGTATTGCACTTTaaactgttttttatttgaacGGTAGGATGGGTGAAATTGATACATTGCTCCCATTCTTTAGGTTACTACATCTAGAAAATTATACATAGATACATTGTAGTTCTGATACATTTAAACATTAAGtacattaaatttatttatgtagtcGTGGTCCATTTAGTTTGTATAATCCGTTTTCCATTTTGGGTAGCTTCAGTTTTTTAAGACTACTCTTTACCACTCGAGATATCCTGACTACTAGATTTGTATCTCTTTGTAGATAGAGGCTTGTGAGCCACTGTTGATGTACTGAGTGTTATAGTTCTCAAAATGAGTAGCTTTAGGACTATACTCCGAAGATCCACAAAGAGAGAATGCCAAATCGGTGCGCTTTTGGGAAATACTTATGGCCTGAAATAGATCGCTTACCGCGTTGAGGTTAGTGGGAGTACAGGCTTTGATCGCATATTTTAGAGAGTCGAAACTGTTTTCTTGAGTCTGGTTGAGTATAGCTACTTGCTTATTCAGGGAAGATAACTTAATAATTGAAGTTTCGGTTAAATTTCTAACCCAAGGAACATTCTCCAGTTCAACAAGTGAATTCACTTGGGATGTGTTTAGATTGGCAAAAGATTCCTTTAAACTATTTACTTTTGGCTCGATAGTACGCAGAAGTAATTCCCTAAGAAAGTTAAGTTTGTTATCCAATCTTTTAGAGCTACGCAGGATTTGGCCTTCGGTATTGTTAAGTTTGACCCCAAGATCTTTTACTCGATCCAAGATTTGCTTTTGCAAACTAAGCAAATGAGACACAGTATCGATCGTTCGGTTGGCAAATAAGTCAATCTTTTGAATAGAAGTGACTACTCCTCGAAGAATCTCGGCTTCCCAAGATAAAAGTTcttgtgttttgttttgaaGGAGCTTTTTGGTGTCTTCAACTAGGTCAAGGGATTCGGAATGACTGTCCAGTTCTTCGTCTATACTCCAAATAAATGTGGTGACAGTATTGAGCAAAGTATTGGACACAGTTTGAGCTGCTGAATTTTCAGCCAGAAGGAAGAGGATTTCCTCTTCTGTTAGCTGTTCAGAGGTTGTGGTGGGAACAGTTGTGATCGGAAGAGTTGTGGTGGTGACAGCGGTGGTGGAAACAGTTGTAGAAGGTTCCTTTGTGGTGGATTCACTTGTTGATAAATCAGTAACTGTTGTAGATTCTGTGGTAGAAACAGAAGTTGTGGATATATCTGTTGTTGAATCATTGGTTGTAGCTGAAGAAGACGTGAAGGACTCAGTTGATGTGCTTGTAGAAGACTGACTGGATCCTATCGTGGATTCCTTTGTGGTGAAATCACCTAATGTTGAAGATACTGTGCTGGGCTCATTTGATGTGCTTATAGCAGGCGTAGATGACTGTGGAGATCCTATGGTGTGAACAGATGTTGTTGTAGAATCTTTTGTGGTGGATTCAGATGTTACTGAAGATTCTGTCGTGGAACTAGTTGAGGTTGAAGTTGTCCTGAAAGTCTGGGTGGTACTTGAAGAGTCGGTGCTGGAATCCGGTACCGGTGTGGTGGAATCTTTTGTGATTTGAGTAGTCGTGGAAGTCTGAGTTGTAGCTGAAGAAGTACTAGTAGTACTCGAATCACTTAATGTAGAACTTATAGTGGTGAGAACAGATGAAGATAAACCGATTGGAATTGGGGTGGCTGTGATTATGGTGACATCCGTTATTCCTTTGGATGCAGTTGAAGGAAATTCGTCGGTATCAGAGTTGTCCTCAAAGTCTGGAAAGTCATCGCCGCCTGCCACCTGAGCCAAAACAGGAAATGCGGCAAAAGCAGTCATCAGAAAGACCAACAGGAGAGTAACAATAGAATGCCTCATTTTAAGAACACTCTCTGCTATTATACAAGAACTAAAAGTTCAACTGCCATTTGGTGGCCTTCACCCCAGcttaaatataatttacaTTGTCACCCACATTCCCGTTTTGGTCTTATGTGCAGGTGTTCTATCTGTTAGAGCTTTCTGATTCTCAGCACTTCTTTCTTTCACCATGCACTTTTTCCTTTTATCGGTTTTATGCTATGCTTTATGGGTCAGCTTGTTCAGCACGAGTTTGATGTTTGAAGAAGCTACCGATTCTGGTTCATTGTACTTGCAAATGCAGACAAAGAAATGTAAAACAAAGAGACACATGGCTAGATTTCCACGAGCGGCAATTGCGGAATATTTGTCAATGGGAAGGCTAACTATTAACCACATAAAAGTCAACGCCAGCCAACATGGGGGTCACACTCAAAGtcaaattttaatgaaaaagtGATTCATCATTTAAGCGGCTGCATCAATTAATGGCCAACGGGGTGAGTGGGCCGCAGAAGGGCGGGCCTCTCAATAAGCGGGTCAAATTAGAATAAATAGTTACACAAACAAGCAGACCCCTTTGCTCTCTGTGGCTCGGCGGTGTGGGGCGGGGAATTATTGcaacaaatcaaaaaattaaaaataaataaaaatgaattgaATAATTTAGGTCACCAATGTGTGGCTCTCTCCCTGAAATGCACAAAGTCGATGAATGAGTCGAGTCAAGATGATGGTGGTCGATGCCAGTGGTTGAATGGGGATTGGGTTAGTTCGGGTCGGTTTCGATATTCCTCATTAATTAATTGCCGCATAATTCATGTATTGCATGATGCATAGATGTACTTAGAAAAATTGAATAcgaaaattattaaatatttttataaggACTATATATCACAAATTTTAGAAAAGAAAAACCAATGTTTGCTTGCAAGGAATAAAAGGAAAGATTCTTAAATCAACATAACTATTTTCATGTTATAGaaattttaatctttttttgcatctaaattttcttataaattattatacattttttcttGAGTGTATAGCAACAAATTCCGATTTCTATGCCGTTTGTCTAttgaaaaatatgaaaatatttggAAAATGGGGACTACTTTCGGGTCCGCTCTTATGCTGGTTGACACTTAAACCCATTTCGATCGGAACCCAGAACGGCAGATCTGATCGGTGGATGTGGATGGGGAGATGGGAAGATCGGCAGATCGGAAGAGGAGTGCTTGGGAGCATGGCATGCAATTATGCATTCATCAAGATTATGACACGACATGCAAGTTCCTCTTGTGTCTTTAGCAGCAAATGAATTTGTACTTTGGCTGTGGGTGCTGTTCTTGTCGCTGGGTTCTTGCTCTAGCTGCTCTGTTTTGATAGAACAATTTTGCCGCGGGCTGCAGCCTTTGGTGGCAGCACACGCGATTTGGAAGCGGCTCGTAATTAATCGTCAAATGAGTTTAATTGTTTATGTCTCTCGCTCGCGTCTGTGAACTGAACGCGGTGTCTTTAGATGACTTCCAGATAGGAGGGCAGAAAGAACAGCAACACATCAAAATTTGGCTCACAAGCACTTAACTAAGAGTTTAACTAATGGCTTGAGCTCTAAACAAAGTGTGCAGCGAATAaactttaatatatattttatttatttatggaTGCCAGGCATTTTGGTATTTCATAATGATTGgtatatactttttttccAGAACAAAATATTCTCATTACAAGCTCTATTAGTACgggaaattaaaaattgtgaacCAGCAGAAAGAAAATTAGAAAAGCATTTAGAAAAAACAATTTCTGCTTGGGGTTCCAGGGAACCGACCCCTGATTCCTGGTTCCTGGTTCCTGACATACGCCGGGGTTCAACATTCATCACCATCCAAGTGCAACCGCAGTGGAGGTGGAAAATGGTTCTGTGGCTTCCCGCtgattaaaacaaaaacaacaaaattaacaaaaaatttgcattttaatacaaaaattttgggtggaaaaagaaattgtttcCCCACCCGATTCCGGTTTTTGTCACAGGGGCTGAAACAAAAGGAGAGCTAATAATTTTATCAGCGACAAACAGTTGACAAAATCAGCAAAATTCTTTTTCCAGCCAGGTCCTGCATCCGTTTCGCCTGGAAACTTAAATTAACTGTGAAAGAGACCACGCAGCCAAGACATTTGTCTTTTCCCACTCCTGGCCAGGATTTTTCCGTGGTTAGTGGGGGGAGTTCTTGAGAGTCAGAGTCTGTCTCGGAGATTATTAATCATCTTTTGTGCGCAGCGCATCTTTCGGCTTTTCGTATGCCTCATTGCAGGTCTTTTCCTCCTTTTGAACTTTCTGTCTAAGTCTGAGCTCCCTTTTCCCATTCCTTTTTTTCGGCTTTTAAGAGGAAATCCTTTTCTCAggaaattattttgtttttttttttttacttcagCGATACTTTGTATAGTGTTTTAGACTCTGGCTAATGAATTTCTCTTGATAAAGAACTTCATGAATTTTCAACTTAATTAAGCTGCCCCACTTGTCAGTTGGCAGCTTAAAACGTGAGAGAGACTTCTGCGTGTGTTTCTTTGAAAGGCGGGGGAAAAACTTGGTCATGATGATATGAGAGTGCTTTCGTGGATTGATTTACAGGTGTAGCAGccaattaagattgttatAATGGTGCTAAAAATGTCAGTTATCACTAATCATATATCTTCTCATTTTAAGGGATGCCATAATTACTAAAAGTTAATGGCGAGTTCCGTATTGTACCTGGAAATAAAGTGGATTGCTAGTTTTGGAGCACATTTATCTTGTACATTTTAAACCTCCTGGCCAattgtaaatttattttagttgcCATTTTCAATTTAACCACATTTCCCTTTAGGCTGCCATTTTCCGATTTCCCAAGCTCTAGGAAATGATCAAAAGAAATCTCAGACCCGAAGCTTGATCTCCTCTTGTTTGGGCTTAAAGCGTTAATTCGTAATTTATGTGTCACACAAATCGAAATTGAATGCCAGGCGAAATTATGGAATATTTATCATTTCGGCGAGCCAAAAGTTAGCCACCAGGTAAAAGGCGTCCGGGGCCAAGAAACGTTTGTCAATTCGAATTACGAATTACGACAAAGTGCGCTTAAGTTATGTGCGTGCTTCGTTGGCCGGGGAGAAAGGAGTCTGGCCATAAAGTTGGGGTCCCTTTCAGGGTGTTGTGGCTGCTAACCGTAAACCCTGCACAAAGagtgaaatatttataacGTTTGCATACACACAACAGTCGGGAAGAAATGAATGCAACCGCCGGCGGCCGTTGACCAATGTCCAATGTCCAATG is from Drosophila suzukii chromosome 3, CBGP_Dsuzu_IsoJpt1.0, whole genome shotgun sequence and encodes:
- the LOC108019242 gene encoding uncharacterized protein; translation: MRHSIVTLLLVFLMTAFAAFPVLAQVAGGDDFPDFEDNSDTDEFPSTASKGITDVTIITATPIPIGLSSSVLTTISSTLSDSSTTSTSSATTQTSTTTQITKDSTTPVPDSSTDSSSTTQTFRTTSTSTSSTTESSVTSESTTKDSTTTSVHTIGSPQSSTPAISTSNEPSTVSSTLGDFTTKESTIGSSQSSTSTSTESFTSSSATTNDSTTDISTTSVSTTESTTVTDLSTSESTTKEPSTTVSTTAVTTTTLPITTVPTTTSEQLTEEEILFLLAENSAAQTVSNTLLNTVTTFIWSIDEELDSHSESLDLVEDTKKLLQNKTQELLSWEAEILRGVVTSIQKIDLFANRTIDTVSHLLSLQKQILDRVKDLGVKLNNTEGQILRSSKRLDNKLNFLRELLLRTIEPKVNSLKESFANLNTSQVNSLVELENVPWVRNLTETSIIKLSSLNKQVAILNQTQENSFDSLKYAIKACTPTNLNAVSDLFQAISISQKRTDLAFSLCGSSEYSPKATHFENYNTQYINSGSQASIYKEIQI